One Gimesia aquarii DNA segment encodes these proteins:
- a CDS encoding type I polyketide synthase, translating to MKLSPNKQALLKIRELKQELAAAQHAPTEEIAIVSIACRFPQTSSSPEQFWQSLIEQRNELNEVPDSRWDLAAFHSENPDTPGKMYARTGAFLEEIDSFDADFFGISPREATWVDPQQRLLLETGWESLERAGWTTEKIGPRTGVFVGWMHNDYQNEASDSFLNLNPYIATGAAGSFLSGRLAYYLGLEGPSLAVDTACSSSLVALHLACLSLTRNECDQALAGGVNVIASPTTNILTCKLKALSPTGESRAFDAGANGYVRGEGCGVVTLKRLRDAERDGDPILAVIRGSAIGHNGFSSGLTVPNPRAQERVIQEALRRAKINPHDVAYLEAHGTGTELGDPIEMQAAVAALAKGRSEENPLLVGSVKTNIGHLEAAAGMAGLIKVLLAMQNQAIPPQLNFEQPNPHIPWDQIPVNIVTETTPWPNASQLIAGVSAFGMSGTNAHVVLTNYSPRTANRNGHRNDTIRERAQHFKETKHEKRNEKPQLLVISAKTEQALLEQTNQYRNWLTQHHEVPLASIAHTAGVGRRHMEQRLTMVVRSHQEAEQLFDRIYRSDNQQGVHIGQAQPSSTVAWQFTGQGSQYVGMAMELYETQPLFREALDDCEAMMQEFSGRSLLDVLWRQETLLNRTEWTQPALFAIQRGLAELLISWGLQPDVVLGHSVGQYAAACVAGVMDWEQGFRLICERGRLIGDLPTGGSMAAVFAAYEKVESIVAEHPGVSVAAQNGLHTVISGETAIFDEITQQFSEEGVRFKKLKTSHAFHSHLMEPALEAFTRFADSLDFQPARIPLICNVTGQLIGNEQILDGTYWANHIRKPVRYADSIASLQEMQASFLLELGPQPVLTGMARSVWHGSQSSLACCLDKSVDDEAALLDVVGQGYVQGITPDFNQLNPKQSDQNLLLPTYPFQRQRYWGPAKPKAAQAISHSTHPLLGEKCSLAGLTDEIRFEKIIQPDSPPWLTDHEVMGSIVLPGAGLIDLALAVQPAIELKEIVFEQPLRLQGRTRIQSVLRTDDESGKSLQVYASLEQSENWTRCFRSTVVESETSQPPTINLQEILANLSETADVDQFYGLLGSLGLNYGPAFRVIKSLKFSTEFVVAELQTMGDLRGYTIPPTLLDGAFHSLAAGLLRENADDLFLPVGIERVVCHRAMTEDVFSFATWTEPEGDVRSADISLLDRQGTVLAEIKNLTVKRLDRALLRRMSGTSDTRLLYDLQWQNYRLPMTELEPKNWLIISQERNTATGAASGHQLLAESIRNLICEKGHRAVHIQLGATETLQTKAGDFYQLNGQCQQHWQELLQTLREDEPKAIPQGVVWLACDSSDLESESTLSTSRLHFPSLFALFSACRVEEVQSFECGFQIVTSNSMSLSDASLSGESKAGEAQYVDPIQSQFWGFGRALGAEHPEFHCRLIDVDRNDFSDGNEQAESVAEYILNDTVENQIVIRSNRYYVPRLQQTRLTSIDEVEFPIDSQGSYLITGGLGMLGRQAGLWLAKKGASHVVLVSRRAPSESTLELVNEIEKLGCRTVIYQADSSSRKDMEQLCNKFGTDWPVLKGVIHAAGVLDDGLIADQTWERFEKVLEPKVLGASLLDELTRDFDLDFFVLYSSAASLLGSPGQTNYAAANGFLDGLADRRRQQGLPAISLNWGPWTEGMADNELIIKRLALQGITPLTVDDAHHVLEKAVRASLQQALVLDVDWKRMGGGSESPPLFEKLSAASQRSKAGDSEMVGKLKTLQGSARQKLLIETIQNQFQQILSTPEPPEIDRPLIEMGMDSLMAVEFSMQLQSMLGDDYVVSQTMLFDHPTITAIADHVLGMIDEAAEANSSDVETGSPAASDESVSISVSADQIARDDIAIIGMSCRFPGAKDVNEFWENLLAGVDSVREVPSDRWDVEAFYSPDREPGKMYTREGGFLDDIDCFDADFFGISHEEACWLDPQHRLLLENCWTALEDAGVKPYPLQDSNVGVFMGIMSSDYASLSTLENHEILADFQGAGFSHSAGVGRISYSFGFEGPSLAIDTASSSSLVAVCQAMRSLQEGHCNLALAGGVNAILSPFNSLLMAKTGMLSPDGRCKSFSAGADGFGRGEGCGVVVLKRLSDAERDGDQILAVVRGGAISHNGFSSSITTPNSRSQSRLIQDALQDAKISPAQVQYLEAHGTGTEYGDPMELTAAAAVFGRGRNQKNRLLVGSVKANISHLEAAGGISGLIKAVLAMQHGVIPQQLHCKEPSPHIPWKRLPLDLVQEQTVWPESEERIAAVTALGLAGTNAHVILSSQPEHRAPHRLTVVDQPADPPVSLLTMSANSISSLRQTVTRYHDYLVSNEAVNLTDFCYTAATGRRIFDNRVGVMGATQADIVAQLQELAKELTSGEGDHAQLSLQREGFLADYAKETPKLGWVFHEVSEQDLLQARVLYQDQYPFRELIDRMNEAYQTLTNSDSDSATDLVRWFTDESVTGNTTDLPLDVIQFVCQLGLAEVWQTYGVESDVVAGFGIGQYAAAVFTGMMNAEDGLKLVFERNRLFKNPGIQSSLSTIDESKFDEVTVRTLKQFEEFADTMNYFPANRLILNSLTGQAVPIQQLLAGSFWREHAVAKENIAETLASFVEMKCELILQIGIGQAVEELNEKWSAAQSLTILPSTLSKDESPCSIVPTLANLFVRGCSLDLSAPYARLQPRKMSLPTSPFERKRHWISDLVQAGSTIE from the coding sequence ATGAAATTATCTCCAAATAAACAGGCTTTACTGAAAATTCGGGAATTGAAGCAGGAGCTTGCTGCCGCGCAACATGCTCCCACTGAGGAGATTGCCATTGTTTCGATCGCCTGTCGTTTTCCCCAGACTTCGAGTAGTCCCGAACAGTTTTGGCAGAGCTTGATCGAACAACGCAACGAATTGAATGAAGTTCCCGATTCTCGCTGGGATTTAGCAGCCTTCCATTCCGAAAATCCAGATACTCCAGGGAAAATGTATGCCCGCACTGGTGCCTTTCTCGAAGAGATTGATTCATTTGATGCTGATTTTTTTGGCATTTCGCCTCGTGAAGCGACTTGGGTTGATCCTCAGCAGCGGCTGCTGCTTGAGACCGGTTGGGAATCTCTCGAAAGAGCAGGTTGGACGACTGAGAAAATTGGGCCACGGACCGGTGTCTTCGTTGGTTGGATGCATAATGATTATCAGAATGAAGCCAGTGACTCATTTTTAAATTTGAATCCTTATATTGCCACCGGTGCCGCGGGGAGTTTTTTAAGTGGTCGCCTGGCTTATTATCTGGGACTCGAAGGTCCGAGTCTCGCTGTGGATACGGCGTGTTCCTCTTCGTTGGTGGCGCTCCATCTGGCTTGTCTCAGTTTAACTCGAAACGAATGCGATCAAGCACTGGCAGGGGGTGTCAATGTGATCGCTTCGCCCACGACAAACATTCTTACTTGTAAATTGAAAGCCTTGTCGCCGACCGGTGAATCACGGGCTTTTGACGCAGGTGCCAACGGGTATGTACGCGGCGAAGGTTGTGGCGTTGTCACATTGAAACGACTTCGAGATGCCGAGCGTGATGGAGATCCCATTTTAGCTGTCATCCGTGGTTCTGCCATTGGTCACAACGGTTTTAGTAGCGGGTTGACTGTTCCTAATCCGCGAGCACAAGAACGCGTGATTCAGGAAGCACTGAGAAGAGCGAAAATCAATCCACATGATGTCGCTTATTTAGAAGCCCATGGGACAGGGACCGAACTAGGTGACCCGATTGAAATGCAGGCGGCTGTGGCGGCACTGGCAAAAGGGCGTAGCGAAGAAAATCCTCTATTGGTTGGTTCGGTCAAAACGAACATCGGGCACCTGGAAGCGGCAGCGGGCATGGCGGGGTTGATTAAAGTGTTGCTTGCGATGCAAAATCAGGCGATTCCACCGCAACTGAATTTTGAACAACCCAACCCGCATATTCCCTGGGATCAAATTCCGGTGAATATCGTCACTGAAACGACACCCTGGCCAAATGCATCACAACTGATTGCCGGCGTCAGCGCTTTCGGAATGAGTGGCACGAATGCCCATGTTGTGCTTACGAATTATTCTCCAAGAACAGCGAATCGTAATGGTCATCGGAATGATACTATTCGTGAGCGTGCGCAGCATTTCAAAGAGACAAAGCATGAAAAGCGAAACGAGAAGCCTCAACTTCTGGTCATATCAGCCAAAACAGAGCAGGCATTACTGGAGCAGACAAACCAATATCGTAATTGGCTCACTCAGCATCATGAAGTTCCACTGGCAAGTATAGCACATACGGCGGGTGTCGGACGACGACACATGGAACAGCGCCTCACGATGGTTGTTCGCTCACATCAGGAAGCCGAACAGTTATTCGATCGAATTTACCGAAGTGACAATCAGCAAGGTGTTCACATCGGACAAGCACAGCCTTCATCAACAGTTGCCTGGCAATTTACAGGACAAGGTTCTCAGTATGTTGGAATGGCTATGGAACTCTATGAGACACAGCCCCTGTTTCGAGAAGCCCTTGATGACTGTGAAGCAATGATGCAGGAGTTTTCGGGGCGTTCTTTGCTCGACGTGCTTTGGCGACAGGAGACACTCCTCAATCGAACGGAATGGACACAGCCGGCATTGTTTGCAATTCAAAGGGGCTTAGCTGAATTACTGATTAGTTGGGGGCTACAGCCCGATGTTGTGCTGGGACATAGTGTGGGGCAATATGCGGCCGCCTGTGTGGCTGGAGTGATGGATTGGGAACAAGGTTTTCGTCTGATTTGTGAGCGGGGGCGATTGATTGGTGATCTCCCCACCGGTGGTTCTATGGCTGCTGTTTTTGCGGCTTATGAAAAAGTCGAGTCCATTGTAGCAGAACATCCCGGTGTTTCTGTTGCGGCCCAAAATGGTCTGCATACTGTTATCAGCGGTGAAACAGCGATTTTTGACGAGATAACTCAACAGTTTTCGGAAGAAGGCGTTCGCTTTAAAAAATTAAAAACATCCCATGCATTCCATTCCCATTTGATGGAACCGGCGTTGGAAGCATTCACACGTTTCGCTGATTCATTGGACTTTCAACCCGCCCGCATTCCTTTGATTTGTAATGTGACAGGTCAATTGATCGGGAACGAACAAATATTAGACGGAACCTATTGGGCCAATCATATCCGAAAACCGGTTCGTTATGCGGATAGCATTGCGAGCTTGCAGGAAATGCAAGCTAGTTTCCTACTTGAATTGGGACCTCAACCCGTGTTGACCGGTATGGCACGCTCGGTCTGGCATGGTAGTCAGTCTTCGCTTGCGTGTTGTTTAGACAAAAGTGTTGATGATGAAGCAGCTTTGCTTGATGTCGTGGGGCAGGGGTATGTGCAGGGGATAACGCCTGATTTTAATCAACTGAATCCCAAACAATCTGATCAAAATCTACTGTTGCCGACTTATCCGTTTCAACGACAACGTTACTGGGGACCAGCCAAGCCGAAGGCCGCTCAGGCAATTTCACATTCAACACATCCTTTGCTCGGGGAAAAGTGCTCGCTGGCAGGGCTCACTGACGAAATACGATTTGAAAAAATTATCCAACCGGACAGTCCGCCCTGGTTAACCGACCATGAGGTCATGGGATCGATTGTCTTACCTGGCGCAGGTTTAATTGATCTTGCGTTAGCAGTGCAACCAGCGATTGAATTAAAAGAGATCGTATTTGAGCAACCTTTGCGTCTTCAGGGACGAACCCGGATACAGTCTGTCTTACGAACAGACGATGAATCAGGCAAGAGTTTGCAAGTTTATGCCAGCCTGGAACAGTCAGAAAACTGGACGCGATGTTTCCGGTCCACGGTTGTGGAGTCAGAAACCAGCCAACCTCCGACGATTAACTTACAGGAAATTCTCGCAAATCTGTCCGAAACAGCCGATGTCGATCAATTTTATGGCTTACTTGGCAGTCTGGGATTGAACTATGGTCCTGCGTTTCGAGTCATCAAATCGCTCAAATTTTCCACAGAATTTGTTGTAGCCGAACTGCAGACCATGGGTGACTTGCGGGGTTACACGATTCCGCCAACGCTACTCGACGGTGCTTTTCATTCTCTTGCCGCCGGTTTACTACGTGAAAATGCAGATGATTTATTTTTACCCGTCGGGATTGAGCGCGTGGTTTGTCACCGCGCGATGACAGAGGACGTGTTCAGTTTTGCGACGTGGACTGAACCGGAAGGCGATGTTCGATCTGCTGATATTTCATTGCTGGATCGACAGGGGACTGTCTTAGCTGAGATTAAAAACCTGACAGTAAAACGACTCGATCGTGCGTTGCTACGACGAATGAGTGGTACCTCCGATACGCGCTTGTTATACGATTTGCAGTGGCAGAACTATCGTCTTCCTATGACGGAGCTGGAACCGAAAAACTGGTTGATTATCAGTCAGGAACGAAATACTGCAACTGGGGCTGCTTCAGGTCATCAACTTCTCGCAGAGTCGATTCGAAACTTGATCTGCGAAAAGGGGCATCGGGCCGTTCATATACAGTTAGGAGCTACAGAAACGCTCCAGACAAAAGCGGGCGACTTTTACCAACTGAATGGTCAGTGTCAGCAACACTGGCAAGAGTTACTTCAAACACTTCGTGAGGATGAACCCAAGGCCATTCCACAGGGGGTGGTCTGGTTAGCATGTGATTCGAGTGATCTCGAATCTGAATCGACGTTATCAACCTCGCGTTTACATTTTCCGAGTTTGTTCGCGCTGTTTTCTGCTTGTCGAGTCGAGGAAGTTCAGAGTTTTGAATGCGGTTTTCAAATTGTGACCAGCAATAGTATGAGCCTTTCTGATGCATCATTGTCCGGGGAATCAAAAGCAGGAGAAGCTCAGTACGTTGATCCGATTCAATCTCAGTTCTGGGGCTTTGGTCGTGCGTTAGGAGCAGAGCATCCAGAATTCCATTGTCGCCTGATTGATGTTGATCGCAATGATTTTTCTGATGGTAATGAGCAAGCTGAATCGGTGGCTGAATACATCTTGAATGATACGGTCGAAAATCAAATCGTGATTCGATCCAACCGGTATTATGTACCGCGATTACAGCAAACGCGTCTGACTTCGATCGATGAAGTTGAATTCCCAATTGACTCGCAGGGGAGTTATCTCATTACCGGTGGACTCGGAATGCTCGGACGACAGGCCGGACTTTGGTTGGCAAAGAAAGGAGCCTCGCATGTGGTGTTGGTATCGCGCCGTGCACCGAGCGAATCGACATTGGAACTAGTCAATGAGATTGAGAAGTTAGGTTGCCGCACCGTCATTTATCAAGCCGATTCCAGTTCGCGTAAGGATATGGAACAACTTTGTAACAAATTTGGTACAGACTGGCCTGTGCTCAAAGGTGTGATTCATGCAGCCGGTGTACTCGACGATGGTCTGATTGCCGATCAGACCTGGGAACGATTTGAGAAAGTCCTGGAGCCAAAGGTTCTGGGAGCGAGTTTGCTCGATGAATTAACACGTGATTTCGACCTCGATTTCTTTGTGTTGTATTCTTCGGCTGCGTCGTTGTTAGGATCACCGGGGCAAACAAATTACGCAGCCGCAAATGGGTTCCTGGATGGTTTGGCCGATCGCCGTCGACAACAGGGACTGCCTGCTATCAGTCTCAACTGGGGCCCCTGGACGGAAGGAATGGCCGATAATGAGTTGATTATCAAACGCCTCGCGCTTCAGGGGATTACTCCGTTAACCGTTGATGATGCCCATCATGTTCTGGAAAAGGCGGTTCGAGCCAGTTTGCAACAGGCACTTGTGTTAGACGTTGATTGGAAACGGATGGGCGGCGGTTCCGAATCGCCTCCCTTGTTTGAGAAATTATCCGCAGCCTCGCAGAGATCGAAGGCGGGCGATTCCGAGATGGTCGGAAAGTTAAAAACATTACAAGGTTCTGCGCGACAAAAACTGTTAATAGAGACGATTCAGAACCAGTTTCAGCAAATTTTGTCAACACCTGAACCGCCTGAGATTGATCGGCCTCTGATCGAGATGGGCATGGATTCCTTGATGGCGGTGGAATTCAGTATGCAACTGCAATCGATGCTGGGCGACGATTACGTCGTCTCCCAAACGATGTTATTCGATCATCCGACAATCACCGCGATCGCTGACCATGTCCTGGGCATGATCGACGAAGCGGCTGAAGCAAATTCCTCCGATGTTGAAACAGGATCACCAGCAGCGAGTGATGAATCAGTCTCGATCTCTGTTTCTGCAGATCAAATTGCCCGCGATGATATTGCCATTATCGGCATGAGTTGTCGTTTTCCCGGTGCAAAAGATGTTAATGAGTTTTGGGAGAACTTACTGGCTGGAGTTGATTCAGTGCGAGAAGTTCCCTCTGATCGTTGGGATGTAGAGGCATTTTACAGTCCCGATCGAGAACCCGGTAAGATGTATACCAGGGAAGGCGGATTCCTGGATGACATCGATTGTTTCGATGCCGACTTTTTTGGTATCTCGCATGAAGAAGCGTGCTGGCTTGATCCTCAGCATCGGTTGTTGCTCGAAAATTGTTGGACCGCGCTCGAGGATGCAGGGGTGAAGCCATACCCGCTGCAGGATTCCAATGTGGGCGTCTTTATGGGGATTATGTCCTCAGATTATGCCTCGTTATCGACGTTGGAAAACCATGAAATTCTAGCGGATTTCCAAGGAGCCGGTTTTTCCCATAGTGCGGGCGTGGGACGCATCAGTTATTCATTCGGATTTGAAGGGCCGAGTCTGGCAATCGATACGGCGAGCAGCAGTTCGCTGGTTGCCGTGTGTCAGGCGATGCGAAGTTTACAAGAAGGTCATTGCAATCTGGCATTGGCGGGAGGCGTGAATGCCATTCTCTCTCCCTTTAACTCACTGCTGATGGCCAAAACGGGTATGCTCTCACCAGATGGACGCTGCAAATCATTTTCCGCCGGCGCTGATGGATTTGGACGCGGTGAAGGCTGTGGAGTCGTTGTCCTGAAGCGTTTATCAGATGCCGAGCGGGATGGCGATCAAATTCTGGCAGTCGTACGTGGCGGGGCGATCAGCCATAATGGATTCAGCAGTAGTATCACGACTCCCAACAGCCGCTCTCAAAGTCGCTTGATTCAAGATGCCCTGCAGGACGCAAAGATCAGTCCGGCTCAGGTTCAATATCTGGAAGCCCACGGAACGGGGACCGAGTATGGAGATCCGATGGAATTGACGGCTGCAGCTGCCGTCTTTGGACGAGGACGAAATCAGAAAAATCGTTTGCTGGTCGGATCAGTAAAAGCCAATATTAGTCACCTGGAAGCAGCCGGGGGAATTTCTGGGCTGATCAAAGCCGTACTGGCAATGCAGCATGGCGTGATTCCACAGCAATTACACTGCAAAGAACCGAGTCCCCATATCCCCTGGAAACGTCTGCCACTCGATTTGGTACAAGAGCAGACTGTCTGGCCGGAAAGTGAAGAGCGGATCGCGGCTGTGACAGCGCTCGGATTAGCGGGCACGAACGCACATGTCATATTAAGTTCTCAACCAGAACATAGAGCACCCCATCGATTAACAGTCGTAGATCAGCCAGCTGATCCGCCGGTTTCACTCTTAACAATGTCCGCGAATTCAATTTCAAGTTTACGGCAAACTGTTACAAGATATCATGATTATCTGGTATCTAACGAAGCGGTGAACCTCACTGATTTTTGCTACACAGCCGCAACCGGTCGACGCATTTTTGATAATCGAGTTGGCGTCATGGGAGCAACTCAGGCAGACATAGTCGCGCAATTGCAAGAGTTGGCCAAGGAATTGACAAGCGGTGAAGGGGATCATGCTCAGTTGAGTTTACAGCGTGAAGGTTTCTTGGCGGACTATGCGAAAGAAACGCCGAAACTGGGTTGGGTGTTTCATGAGGTGAGTGAGCAGGATTTATTACAAGCAAGAGTTCTCTATCAAGATCAATACCCGTTTCGTGAGTTGATTGATCGCATGAACGAAGCCTACCAAACGCTCACGAATTCTGATTCAGACTCAGCGACTGATTTAGTCAGATGGTTTACCGACGAGTCAGTCACAGGAAATACGACTGATCTGCCGCTTGATGTGATTCAATTTGTCTGCCAGCTTGGTTTAGCCGAGGTATGGCAGACCTATGGAGTAGAATCTGATGTCGTGGCTGGTTTTGGAATCGGGCAATATGCAGCGGCCGTTTTTACTGGGATGATGAATGCTGAGGATGGCTTGAAATTGGTCTTCGAACGGAATCGGCTATTCAAGAATCCAGGCATTCAATCGTCTTTGTCTACTATTGACGAAAGCAAGTTTGACGAAGTCACAGTTAGGACATTGAAGCAGTTTGAAGAATTCGCCGATACGATGAACTATTTTCCTGCGAATCGTCTGATCTTAAATAGTTTGACTGGTCAAGCGGTTCCCATACAGCAATTGCTGGCAGGGAGTTTCTGGCGAGAACATGCCGTCGCGAAGGAAAATATTGCTGAAACTTTAGCGAGTTTTGTCGAAATGAAATGCGAATTGATTTTACAAATTGGAATCGGTCAAGCTGTTGAAGAATTGAATGAAAAATGGTCGGCAGCACAAAGTCTGACTATTTTGCCAAGTACGTTATCGAAAGACGAATCGCCTTGTTCGATCGTACCAACTTTGGCAAATTTATTTGTACGAGGTTGTTCACTGGATCTGTCGGCACCTTATGCCAGGCTGCAACCACGTAAAATGAGTTTACCGACTTCTCCCTTCGAGCGAAAACGCCATTGGATTTCAGATTTAGTCCAAGCAGGGAGTACCATAGAATGA
- a CDS encoding AMP-binding protein, with product MNICEHLTVSAQIFPEREALVFNGNRFTYAELERLSSQAACYLQDLAVQPGDRVAIALPNTPAFVVWYYAVLRVGAIAVSVSTRLTSQEIRFIVEDCTAVALVVVDSKSVDLQSQMPACMQHLILVSESGDKISDEFLNVSESGPIDIYPTEPNDPAVILYTSGTTGFPKGATLSHQNVRATVHAFNNLCGLNQDDRILCSVPLFHCYGQNALLNSGFHAAATIVLQQRFDLNESKSLIMDEGVNKLFGVPTMFQLLEETCSLEDLKSINYCFSAATTLPQIVAERWQQKFKMPIYEGYGLTETAPFASYNHRLKFVPGSIGSPVDLVEMKVVHTETGETCAPGELGEIVVRGPNVMLGYWNRPDDTAIAIRDGWFHSGDIGRIDEQGYFYIVDRVKDMISIAGLKVFPAEVERTLHEHAAISDVAVVGLADAILGEKVVAFIVLAKDLQTGSEVTYTEVLEQLREFCQQNLASYKMPKHLLLIDELPRNPSGKILKRVLREQAESMISETQQEIQAKTDIDVSVSTGEAEREGAKQKIHSAWVTEMLKSHPANRLREITSMLQLDVQKMLQLDELPNADERFIEAGLDSLLIVDLQERLKQRLGHAVDLPATLVFDYPSIAELAVFLSSILEEIHSNNDSDRETPGSSVSRKQTVKIPQKEGGGDILFTGNPSETSDLEAEIEGLSEQEALEQLIRELKN from the coding sequence ATGAATATCTGTGAACACTTAACGGTATCGGCACAAATTTTTCCTGAGCGTGAAGCACTCGTATTTAATGGGAACCGTTTTACTTATGCTGAGCTTGAACGCTTAAGCAGTCAGGCAGCCTGCTATTTGCAAGACTTAGCAGTTCAGCCGGGGGATCGAGTGGCAATTGCGCTACCGAATACACCCGCTTTTGTGGTCTGGTATTATGCGGTTTTGCGTGTCGGTGCGATTGCTGTTTCTGTGAGTACGCGGCTGACATCTCAGGAAATTCGGTTTATTGTTGAAGATTGTACTGCAGTGGCACTGGTCGTCGTCGATTCCAAATCAGTCGATTTACAATCACAGATGCCAGCTTGTATGCAGCATTTGATTTTGGTTTCTGAGTCTGGTGATAAAATTTCCGATGAATTTCTCAACGTCAGCGAATCAGGCCCCATTGACATTTATCCGACCGAACCAAACGATCCAGCAGTCATTCTCTACACATCTGGGACCACTGGTTTTCCCAAAGGGGCGACTTTGTCACATCAAAATGTACGGGCAACCGTGCACGCCTTTAACAATTTATGTGGTTTAAATCAGGATGATCGCATTCTGTGTAGTGTGCCTTTATTCCATTGTTATGGTCAGAACGCGTTACTGAATTCTGGTTTCCATGCAGCGGCAACTATTGTATTACAGCAGCGTTTTGATTTGAATGAATCCAAATCCTTAATCATGGATGAAGGGGTGAATAAGCTGTTTGGTGTGCCAACCATGTTTCAATTACTCGAGGAAACATGCAGCCTTGAAGATTTAAAAAGCATTAACTATTGTTTCTCGGCGGCAACAACCTTACCACAAATTGTTGCTGAACGCTGGCAACAAAAATTCAAGATGCCGATCTACGAAGGCTATGGTTTAACCGAAACCGCACCTTTTGCCAGTTATAATCATCGTTTAAAATTTGTCCCTGGATCAATTGGATCTCCCGTTGATCTGGTTGAAATGAAAGTGGTTCATACTGAGACAGGTGAGACGTGTGCACCCGGAGAATTAGGAGAAATTGTGGTCCGTGGTCCCAATGTGATGCTGGGATATTGGAATCGTCCGGACGATACAGCGATTGCAATCCGAGATGGTTGGTTTCATTCTGGTGATATTGGACGGATTGATGAGCAGGGTTACTTCTATATTGTCGATCGTGTAAAAGATATGATTTCAATCGCAGGGCTCAAAGTCTTTCCGGCAGAAGTCGAAAGAACCCTGCATGAACATGCCGCAATTTCAGATGTAGCAGTGGTTGGATTAGCAGATGCCATTTTGGGTGAGAAGGTTGTTGCATTCATTGTGCTAGCCAAGGATCTTCAAACTGGTTCCGAAGTAACGTATACTGAGGTCCTTGAGCAGCTTCGTGAGTTCTGTCAGCAAAATCTTGCGAGCTATAAGATGCCCAAGCATTTATTGCTGATCGACGAATTGCCGCGGAATCCTTCGGGTAAAATACTCAAGCGGGTTCTTCGCGAACAAGCAGAATCGATGATTTCTGAAACACAGCAAGAGATACAGGCCAAAACTGACATAGATGTTTCAGTATCAACGGGAGAGGCAGAGCGGGAAGGTGCAAAGCAGAAAATTCACTCAGCCTGGGTGACGGAAATGCTAAAATCACATCCGGCGAACCGATTGCGTGAAATTACTTCCATGCTCCAACTGGATGTGCAAAAGATGCTGCAGTTGGACGAACTACCGAATGCTGACGAACGTTTTATTGAAGCAGGCCTCGATTCTTTGTTGATTGTCGATTTGCAGGAACGGTTGAAACAAAGGCTCGGTCACGCTGTCGATTTACCAGCGACATTAGTATTCGATTATCCCAGCATTGCAGAATTGGCCGTTTTTTTGTCGTCAATTCTTGAAGAAATTCATTCCAACAACGATTCAGATCGCGAAACTCCTGGAAGTAGTGTGAGTCGTAAACAGACTGTCAAAATACCTCAAAAAGAAGGTGGTGGTGACATTTTGTTTACTGGAAATCCCAGTGAAACATCCGATTTGGAAGCTGAAATTGAAGGTTTATCAGAGCAAGAGGCTTTAGAACAGCTGATTCGCGAATTGAAAAATTGA